GCGACGTGATCGTGGCCGATGACGACGGCGTGGTCTGTGTGCCGCGCGCGCGTGCCGCCGACACCCTGGCCGCCGCCCAGGCGCGCGAGGCCAATGAAGGGGCCAAGCGCGAGAAGCTGGCCGCCGGCGTGCTGGGCCTCGACATGTACAAGATGCGCGAACCGCTGGCCGCGGCCGGCCTGCGCTACATCGACTGACCGCACTGCCTTTCTTTTCTGACCTTTGCACCGACGCCCGATGAACCGCTCTCTCCCCATCTCCCGCCGCCTGGCCCTGGCCAGCCTGGGCCTTGCCGCCTCCCTGGGCCTGGCCCTGCCCGCCGCGGCGCAGGACTTTCCCACCAAGCCGGTGCGCATCACCACGCCGTTTCCGGCCGGTGCCGGGCCTGAAGCCGTCTTGCGCATCCTGGCCGAGAAGCTGCAGAAGAAGTGGGGCAAGCCGGTTGTCGTGGAGAACAAGCCCGGTGGCAACGGCTTCATCGCCATCGACGCCTGGAAGCGCGCCAACCCCGATGGCCATGAGCTGATCCAGCTCGACAACGTGCACCTGGTGGCCTACCCGCACCTGTTCAAGAAACTGCCGTACGACCCGGTGAAGGATTTCGATCCGCTGCTGCCGCTCTTTCGCACCTACTTCTTCGTGGCCGTGGGCACCGGCAGCAAGTACCGCACGGTGGCCGACATCCTGGCCGATGCCCGCGCCAACCCCGGCAAGCTGAACTACGGCTCGTGGTCGGTGGGCAATCCGGTGCACCTGGGCTCGGCCCTGCTCGAGGCCGGCACCAACACCGAGATGCAGCACGTGATCTACAAGGAAACCTCGATGCTCTACACCGGGGTGGCCAATGGCGAGCTGAACTGGGCGCTGGGCTCGCTGGCCACCGCCGGCCCGCTGTACAAGGGCGGCAAGCTCAAGTTCATCGCGGTCACCGGCCCCAAGCGCCACGCCGCGTTCCCCGATGTGCCCACGGTGGCCGAATCGGGTGGCCCGGCGGGTTATGAGGTGACCGGCTGGACGACCATTGCCGCACCGCGCGGACTGCCCAAGGCCGTGACCGACAAGATCACCAAGGACATCGCCGAGGCCCTGGCCGAGCCCGACCTGAAGGAGCGTTATGCCACCTTCGGCTACGAGCTGTTCCCGTCCACCCGCGAGCAGCTGGCGGCCACCATCGCCCAGCAGTCGGCGGTGTATGCCGACGTGATCCGCCGCGCCAAGGCCGCGCTCGACTGAGCCCGGCGCGCCCGCCCATGCCCGAGGTGAGCACCATGCCCCACACGTTGCCCGATCCGCGTCACTGGCGCATCGGCCTGGTCGGTTACGGCGAGGTTGGCCGCATCCTGGCCGAAGACCTGCGCGCCCAGGGCCTGCAGGTCAGCGCCTGGGACCGCAAGCTCGACGATCCGGCCATGGCCGGGCCGCTGCGCAGCCATGCCCAGGGCCTGGGCGTGCGGCTGTGCGCCGATGCGGCCGGGCTGGCGCGCGAGGCCGACTTCATCGTCAGCGCGGTCACTGCCAGCCAGACCGTGGCGGTGGCCGAGGCCTGTGCGCCCGCGC
This portion of the Aquabacterium sp. OR-4 genome encodes:
- a CDS encoding Bug family tripartite tricarboxylate transporter substrate binding protein, whose protein sequence is MNRSLPISRRLALASLGLAASLGLALPAAAQDFPTKPVRITTPFPAGAGPEAVLRILAEKLQKKWGKPVVVENKPGGNGFIAIDAWKRANPDGHELIQLDNVHLVAYPHLFKKLPYDPVKDFDPLLPLFRTYFFVAVGTGSKYRTVADILADARANPGKLNYGSWSVGNPVHLGSALLEAGTNTEMQHVIYKETSMLYTGVANGELNWALGSLATAGPLYKGGKLKFIAVTGPKRHAAFPDVPTVAESGGPAGYEVTGWTTIAAPRGLPKAVTDKITKDIAEALAEPDLKERYATFGYELFPSTREQLAATIAQQSAVYADVIRRAKAALD